In Aspergillus chevalieri M1 DNA, chromosome 7, nearly complete sequence, the sequence gtcccagcaagaagcttgatgtgCGCCAGGCCAAATATACTGTCCTAGCACAGATTAGCCCATATGCCTACCGACTGAACACACCAGAGGGTATCCAccctgtcttccatgttgacctcctccggccagcagcaaacaaCCCCTTTCCCAGTCAGCGCAATGACGACTATCAGCCCCCAGCTGTGCTTGTtgacggcgaggaagaataccAGGTGGAGCGTATACTGGACTACCGACAGATCCGCCGTGGACGGGGATTTCAGCGACAATACCTAGTGAAATGGACCGGTTATCTACATCCTGAATGGACTGCTGCGCACAACATGGAGAATACCGCCGCACTGGATGAATGGGAGCAACGCCACGGAAGCCAGAGCcctgtgagggatggggatgattcTTAGGAGGGGgtgttgtcacaggctgcgcctgtagaataaatgatatgttattcggagagatgatcggaggggttaccagactacctaccccgcacggcgtacatttgtatataaagctgtccgatcggacatccgttctcctgttcttcaacgaaatcttttgtgtgatagctagtcattagcactacgggcttagcccttaacaaaaagttctcttcgatccaatatcaacaaatgtgaattattcaaccagtagactttcttacaactacaataccatttaatactgccaaggatcgcataaattatgtagacacagattcgtcaaatttgcactgtttacatatccacatggatatccaaatccacatgcggatagcaaatgctatccaaatccatatccgcacggatatgaggatgtcaaatgctatccaaatccgcaaatttgcggatttggatatgtataatttggatattttgcggatcgtgtcgcagtctaatgaggatgtcaaatgctatccaaatccgcaaatttgcggatttggatatgtataatttggatattttgcggaTCATGTCGCAGTCTACATCTGCTATCCCTGTGTTCAACAACCTCTTGAGTCTGATGGTACGTTATTCTATATGGATATTCGCTACTTAATGTTGATCCGAAACAGAGTGCACTCTTCGCTAGCTGGTTCAGCTTCGGCCTGCCGGGAATATTCTGGCTATATCTGAATCGAGGCATATGGTTCGAATCACCACGCAAAGTACTCTTAACTATGTTAAATGTGCTGTGCGTCTGTATTGGCATTATTTTGGTAAGCGCTTGGTTCCTGTCTTTTACATTTTCGCGGTATTCTCATATGATTCAGTGTGGCCTGGGCGTGTACACGTCAGGCAAAGCAATTCATGACGACCCGAGCAGTGCGAGCTTTTCCTGTGCCAATAACGCCTGATAGATCATTACTGGCTACATTTTTCACGATTCGTGTGGACATAGCGGACCGTAGTATTCGATCACAATTCGTTTGTTTAGAATTGAATAACGCGGCCTCATCGAACTTGCGGGAAGAATTCCCAAATCATACGCAGTCTGCTAAATTCGATATCAATTAGTTACCACTTCCCCGCACAAAACGGGGTCTATCCTTACCTCGGCTGCGTGCCCGAAATGCCCCGCACCGGGATTGTGCCTCTTATACGCGCGGCATGATGTTGCTTGCATTAATTTCAGCGAGGCATCTGTTTAGTGTATAAGTACTGTATTGGAGATTTTATGTCGGAGTCGATTGTCCACACAATGAGATGAGCCGTCATGAATATAGACGGGGTGGGGCAGGATGAATTTTCCACTTTAGGATTAGAAATCCAGTGGTTATATTTGTATATTTTTCATGGGCCGCTTTTAGATTTGATTCCATTTCTCCTGTACGTTAATCAGACCTAGCTCGCAGGGTAGgttcttccctttttttctACATACTCATAACAtgcttgttttttttttttggcgtTATCGGAATCGCGAACCGAGTATCTTGGATTCGGGTAGATTCCCGAATTAGGGCATGAAAACCTTTTAAATCCGTAATTCCTGCCTGGATCATGCTTACCAAGGCATCGGCAATCATGACTGAACTAAATAGCGCCACGCTTTGCGTCCTAGGCTGCGGTACGTCTATTCTCGCATGATTACTCGTTGCACGTCTAATTCAAGAAAAGGCAACCTGGGAACCGCTATAATCAACAGTCTAGCCTCTAACCCGCCAACAATCAAGAACAGTGCACTTTTCACTCACTTCATCGCTTGTGTCCGGACAGAAAACTCGGAGAACCGACTGAGAGATCGACTATCTCATCTCAACAACCTCTCCATATCCCGCAACAATAACGTCAAAGCAATTGATGACTCTGCCGTCATCATCCTTGCGACTGACCCCGCGGACGTTGAGAGGACGTTGACACAGCCTGGTTTCCGTGATGCCATCACCGGCAAGCTTTTGATCAGTGTAGCAGCGGGTTGGACACAACAACGCTTATACACAACTCTCTACGGCAACGACACCCCCCAGGCTCGTGTCGTGCGGGCTCTACCGAACATTGCTGCCTTAGTCTCGCAATCATTGACTGCGGTTGAAAGCTCTGTAGACTCTCCTTTGCCCTTTGAATGTGTGGAGATTACAGATGCGATTTTCAACAGGATCGGTCGAACTGTGCACGTATCCCCGACGCAGATGGAGGTCATTACCGCTGTTGGAGGGTCGACGCCTGCATTCTTTGCGGTTATTGTTGACGCAATGATCGACGCAGCTGTCGCGGTGGGGCTCCCGAGAGATCTCGCGCATACAGCTGTTTTCCAGGCCATGCAAGGCACAGCAGGAATGCTGCAAAGTGGCATACATCCAGCTTTGCTGAAGGATCAAGGCACATCGCCGGAGGGATGCACCATTGGTGGATTAATGGTGCTGGAGGAGGCAGGAGTGCGTGGCCATGTTGGAAAGGCGTTGAGGGAGGCCGTTACTGTTGCAAGGCTTATGGGGAAAGTGCCTCATGTAAATGATACTCGACAATAAATTCAACTCGCATAAGTTATTTCTCATTGGTCAATGTGCTCTAGTCTAATTTTACTGTGGAAATATTCTCGTAACTCCATGTTCGTCAGACATCCGAATCCAAACGCCGGTATAATGCGAATACATCGAACAACGGTCGCTGACGGAAGATGTCGTGTCATCAGTGTAACTCTCTCGCTCGCTGCAGCCACCTTAGGTCGGTTATATAAGTCCAGACCGAGCAGATGCACCGGGGTCGCCATAAGTTGTGACAAAACCGGCACGACAATTTGTGTTATCACTGTTCTCGAGTGCGGATCTGCTGCTAGGCTGTCTGGGATAACCCCGGCACAATATGAAGGTAGTGTGAAGGAGCCGGAGATGGTAATACCATCGCGTAAAAGAAATATGGCCGTTCCGAGACTGGAAAACGGGCGAGTAGGCACATTTCGCAATGCAACAGTCGCCTCCTTGCTACAGTTGCTGAACAGCTGTGCAAAGCGCATATCCTTCCACACTCCCAGTGGCACGTTGATGGCGAAAGTTGAGCCGAAAACAATGGGATCCCGTGCTGGTGATGTAGGGATCGTTTCTTTGGTGATGGTGTCGGCACCGTTGGCGACGGCATAGGTGGCTGCGTACAGTGTCCAGATGAGGCCGAAAGGACGAGAAAAGACGAACCGACCTGGTCGCTTAAGAGCATCCAAGCAGTGGGATCTTAAACCACGCAGTATCGGCCAGTTACATGATGCTTTTTCGACTAAAGCACTGCCGCGTCCTTTTGTCAGTAAAGCAGCTCTGCTTCCGAGAAAATGAACTACACTGACCGGTCAATGATGGTCACCGCAGGAGTCACTATTGTCGCCGACACAGCAGAAGCAATCAAGTCCCCTGCCAAGTGTAGTTGTGTTTCTTGTCTCATGGTGAAGGTGTCCGTCCATTCTGGCCGACAGGTTAGCCCgacaatatatatataatcGGAAACAATCCCGACAGTCGTGCGGCTGCCACATTATCTCGGATCAGATATGCAAGCCTCCAACGGTATAAAAGGATTATCTGTGAGCCACGGAGCTCCCGGTGCTTCATATATTTCATTGCAAATTCCGCGGGCATCATCATTTCTTTATGAGTCCTGTTTACAAAATACCAGACCATTGAAAGACGTTTACTTGAATCCTATACCTTGCCGACATCTTTTATGCTGCAACCCCCGAGACTGGCCTCATCAAAGGTGGAATCCACCTGTCGGATAGACTAACCGGTCGAGCACCGCTGTAGACACCTCACAAAAAAGGCATAAATGATGCACGACGTCCCAATGAGGCAATGACCTCGACAAATCCAGTTCCTGTAATGAACCCCTCACAGACCCCGCGATTTGTCATCGCATGCCCAGTTTCACCATGTTTCCTGCTGGTCAAGTCCGATTTCGATTTCAACTACTCCAATTGCATCCATTATGACTGCCGTTGCTCTCACCACGCCGACGGGCCTCTCTTACCAGCAGCCCACTGGTTTGTAAGTCTGTTCGATACTTGACTCTGTGGACAATGAACTAAATGCAGCAGGTTCATCAATAATGAGTTTGTAGGCGGATCGGACGGAGGCAGCATTGATGTGGTATGTGCTGCTTAGTGTATTTTTCTAAGAATTGAGACTGACTGAGACACAGGTGAACCCAGCGTATGTCCATTGGCCATCCTACAAGTTCCGGGCGCTGACTGTACCCTACCAGAACCGAACAGAGAATCTGTGCTGTCAGTGAAGCTCGCGAAAATGATGTCGACAAGGCAGTGGCGGCTGCTCGGAAGGCCTTGAACGGCCCATGGAAATTGGCCACTCCCACCGAACGATCGCAATATCTCTACAAGCTGGTTACACTGATGGAAGAGTCCCTGGAGAAGCTGGCGGCGGTGGAATCAATGGACAATGGAAAGCCGATCAACAGCGCCAGGGGCGACATTGGTGAGGCAATTGGTTGTCTCCGGTACTACGCTGGGTGGGCAGACAAGATCGAGGGTCGCGTTATCGACACGAGTCCCAAGAATTTCAACTACACCCGACGCGAACCGGTATTGTGATTCCTGTCCATGAGCGTCCCAGGACCGGCCGGCTAATTTAACTGCTCTAGATTGGTGTGTGCGGTCAAATCATTCCATGGAACTTCGTGAGTCGCGCTCCAGCATGTCCGTAAGGCAGGCGAATGCTTACGCTCAACAGCCATTGATGATGTGGGCATGGAAAATTGGACCGGCCATTGCCTGCGGAAACACCGTGGTTATCAAGACCGCGGAGGTCACGCCGCTGTCTGCACTGGTCGCTGCTGAGCTCATCGTCCAAGCTGGATTCCCTCCAGGCgtcatcaacatcatcaccGGTTATGGCAACATCGCAGGATCTGCTCTCTCTCGTCATATGGGGGTGGACAAAGTCGCGTTCACAGGATCTACAGCCGTGGGCCGCCAGATCTTGAAGGATGCAGCATCCTCCAACCTGAAGAAGGTCACACTAGAGCTGGGAGGTAAATCACCGAATATTGTCTTCAACGACGCAGATCTCGACCAAGCCGTTCCATGGATTCACAACGGGATCTTCTCGAACATGGGACAGAATTGTTGTGCAGGCAGTCGGATCTACGTGCAATCTGGCATCTACGATGCGTTCATCCAGAAGTTGAGAGAAAATGTTCAGCAACGAGTAATTGGACCCCCCGAGGACGAAAAAACCGcccatggtgcccaggtctccAAGACTCAATTGGATCGTATTCTGGGGTATGTCTATGCTTGTACCCGTCGGGGCAGGTTGCTAATTCGCTTCCAGATACGTCGATTCCGGCAGAAAGGCCGGGGCCAAGGTCGAGATCGGAGGTAACAGAGTCAATTGCCCTGGTTACTTTATGGAGCCGACCATTTTTTCAGGCGTTTCCAGCGACATGGACATCGTACGGGAAGAAATCTTCGGTCCTGTAGGTGTAATTGCGAAGTTCGACAAAACGGAGGAGATTATCGAGGCGGCAAATGACACTGCCTACGGATTGGCCTCCGGTATTCATACCGAGAACCTGAAAACCGCCATCGAAGTCTCCAACAAGATTAAGGCGGGTACGGTGTGGGTGAATCAGTACAATGGGGTCCATTGGCAGTTACCTTTCGGTGGCTTCAAGCAGTCGGGAATTGGAAGAGAGCTGGGCGAGGAGGCGTTGTTCAACTACACCCAGACCAAGACAGTATCGGTGAACTTGGGTACTCCAGTTGTTTGAGCCGACCATTCGCAACCATACTATAATTGGCATTACGGTGGCTTCCGCTGAaggatcgacgtggtagaGATCTTCAATGTACGCTCACGCCAAGTTTGCATTAGACAGCGTACTTGTCTACCAATCTCACCAGTATACTCAAGCTTCCTCTCTAAAATTGTGATATATCTCGGATTGAGGATCCACCGTAAGCAAAATCCACCAAGGCGTGCTCAAAGTATAATTTAAAAGCTCTATAAAGCTAGCTCCTCAATGGCAAGTAGACGGGTAGTATGCAATTCCTCTCGATCAATTGACCCCATTGAACGATGAAGCCGTTCGACGTTGAATTTGTTATTGGTCTCTCTGGCTACTTCGTGAAGGACCTCGAAGCCGTTCGTCAGAGCCCAACCTACGATCCCCTGGTCGACAACATCGCCCCTCGCACTCCCGGTTTCCAGCAAGTCGTTCAGGCCGGCCAAGTGATTTCGATCCTGCTGTGGTTGCCCAATGGTCAATTGGCCGTGGGGGACTGTGTCGATGTCATCTTCTCTGGTGCTGCGTCTCGTGATCCACTCTTTATTGCCAACGAGCATCTTCCCCTCCTTGAGTCTGTGGTCAAGCCATGGCTGCTGAATTGCGACATTACCCATTTTCGACCTAATTCCATCCGCGTCGATTCACCGTGGCCTGAATTACAGGATCTTCGATTGCACTCTGCCATTCGTTATGGTCTGTCGCAGGTGCTTCTGTCTGCCACGGCGTTGGTCCACTCATGCTCCGCAGCCGAAATCATCACCCGCGAATGGGGGACGAGCATTATCGACCGGCCTGTGGATATCTTGGCTTCCTGCCACCGCAACGATTTCTTACAATTGGACCGGATGATCATGAAGCAAGTTTCGATGTTACCCCACGCATCTTTTATTCACGTCCATGATCTTGGACCTCAAGGGACGACCCTGTTGGAGTTCGTGGAAAAGGTATCCCGACGCGTACAGGAACGAGGAGTGTCAGGATATCGTCCGCGCTTGCACTTCGATGTCTACGGGACCATGGGGGATTTGTTCCCAGACGTCGATGAGTTAGTGTCATTTTTGGGTGAAGTCCAGCGAGTCGCTCAGCCGTACGATCTCCTCATCGAGTCCCCGATCATCGCCGACACCAAGGCCGCTCAGACCCAGCTACTGAGGGACCTCCGACTGCGACTGCGGGAGCGGTCCATTCCAGTGCAGATCGTGGCGGACGAATGGTGCAATACGCTCGAAGACATTCGGGAATTTGCGGATGCTGGTGCTGTAGATTTTGTGCAGATCAAGATGCCCGATCTGGGCGCCATCCATAATAGTATCGATGCCATACTCTACTGCCGTGAGAGGAAGGTCGGGTGCTGTCTGGGAGGGTCTGCAAATGAAACAGACGTCTCTGCACGCATCACGGCCCATGTGGCAATGGCAACGCAGCCCGACTTTCTGCTGTCCAAGCCGGGAATCGGAGCGGATGAAGGGGTGATGATTCTCACTAATGAGATGCTCCGCACCTCAGCTGTAGCCCGGAAGTCTCGACTGTACAAGATTTAGACCTAGTTCCATTTCAGAAGTTTGAACAATGACAACTCATCAATTTATATCTTCTCAGAATATTGGTGCAGGGCTTCGTAACTCTTCATTGGCTATGGAACCAATTTGCATGCGTTACCCCTCTTAGATCGGCATGACGCGCAGAAGAGCTGAACGAGAGTGGATATCTAGGCCAGTGGCTGAGCTGAAGATATAATCGCGAGAATACTTTGCGTGACTCGGTGGCAGGATGCGAATTCAGCTTGTATTGAAGATCCAAAACTATCTACTTCGTATTCCGTTGTCAATCGTGGAAATGCTTCACCGAGAAACCCGCCAGAGTCGTACCCGCGTTTGGatccgttggcgatctggaCCAATTCTTGCGAACGCGCGCTCGAGTCCACTCAATGGCGGGGACATCAATCTCGTTATTCTTTCCCTCCTTGTAGTACCCCAATCGGCGCAAAAGCGGGCTGTCCACAGTCTTCAACATCAGTCGGTCACTTGGCCGAACGAAATAGAGCAGCCCCAGTCGGTCGTTGCATGCTTGGTCGTCAGGGGGCACAACCACTCGATGGATCCCGCTTTTCAGGTATCCGTTCGACAAGATTGAGAGCATGTCGGCAATGTTCACGGCAATCGTGCCGGGAGGAATGCGCAGCCATTCCCAGTCCGAGTTCTCGTATTTCTTCACCTGCAGCGCGGCGACTGGCTGCTGGAAGACAAAGGTAATGGTTCCATTGTCCGTATGACCTCGTGAATAGAGGTCCTTGAAGTTGTTGTTTTCTTCTGCGGAGCGCGCGCGATACATCATATAGCGGAGACCACTGTCGCAGTTGGCCTCGTAGCGATGACCGTTTTCAAACT encodes:
- a CDS encoding putative oxidoreductase, 2OG-Fe(II) oxygenase family (COG:Q;~EggNog:ENOG410PG3J;~InterPro:IPR026992,IPR027443,IPR005123;~PFAM:PF03171,PF14226;~go_function: GO:0016491 - oxidoreductase activity [Evidence IEA];~go_process: GO:0055114 - oxidation-reduction process [Evidence IEA]), with amino-acid sequence MATQTEEKPSVTLGSTNGHLEKYTHPPETKHKLDYADLTTIDLSEFDLPGGKEKLAAQLKDAAHEVGFFYVKNFGLTQEEIDRQFAIGREFFALPEEERIQYRAPLEEGIYNGYRPLGSIEILPGLRDNIEFYNVMKFLPQYDRKHPDVYRQHWAEIERFHRHVHEHVAYRLFRLLAMILEIPEDEFENGHRYEANCDSGLRYMMYRARSAEENNNFKDLYSRGHTDNGTITFVFQQPVAALQVKKYENSDWEWLRIPPGTIAVNIADMLSILSNGYLKSGIHRVVVPPDDQACNDRLGLLYFVRPSDRLMLKTVDSPLLRRLGYYKEGKNNEIDVPAIEWTRARVRKNWSRSPTDPNAGTTLAGFSVKHFHD
- a CDS encoding pyrroline-5-carboxylate reductase family protein (COG:E;~EggNog:ENOG410PM1P;~InterPro:IPR028939,IPR036291,IPR000304,IPR029036, IPR008927;~PFAM:PF03807,PF14748;~go_function: GO:0004735 - pyrroline-5-carboxylate reductase activity [Evidence IEA];~go_process: GO:0006561 - proline biosynthetic process [Evidence IEA];~go_process: GO:0055114 - oxidation-reduction process [Evidence IEA]) translates to MTELNSATLCVLGCGNLGTAIINSLASNPPTIKNSALFTHFIACVRTENSENRLRDRLSHLNNLSISRNNNVKAIDDSAVIILATDPADVERTLTQPGFRDAITGKLLISVAAGWTQQRLYTTLYGNDTPQARVVRALPNIAALVSQSLTAVESSVDSPLPFECVEITDAIFNRIGRTVHVSPTQMEVITAVGGSTPAFFAVIVDAMIDAAVAVGLPRDLAHTAVFQAMQGTAGMLQSGIHPALLKDQGTSPEGCTIGGLMVLEEAGVRGHVGKALREAVTVARLMGKVPHVNDTRQ
- the ALD5_2 gene encoding aldehyde dehydrogenase family protein (COG:C;~EggNog:ENOG410PFKN;~InterPro:IPR015590,IPR029510,IPR016160,IPR016161, IPR016162,IPR016163;~PFAM:PF00171;~go_function: GO:0016491 - oxidoreductase activity [Evidence IEA];~go_function: GO:0016620 - oxidoreductase activity, acting on the aldehyde or oxo group of donors, NAD or NADP as acceptor [Evidence IEA];~go_process: GO:0055114 - oxidation-reduction process [Evidence IEA]), coding for MTAVALTTPTGLSYQQPTGLFINNEFVGGSDGGSIDVVNPATEQRICAVSEARENDVDKAVAAARKALNGPWKLATPTERSQYLYKLVTLMEESLEKLAAVESMDNGKPINSARGDIGEAIGCLRYYAGWADKIEGRVIDTSPKNFNYTRREPIGVCGQIIPWNFPLMMWAWKIGPAIACGNTVVIKTAEVTPLSALVAAELIVQAGFPPGVINIITGYGNIAGSALSRHMGVDKVAFTGSTAVGRQILKDAASSNLKKVTLELGGKSPNIVFNDADLDQAVPWIHNGIFSNMGQNCCAGSRIYVQSGIYDAFIQKLRENVQQRVIGPPEDEKTAHGAQVSKTQLDRILGYVDSGRKAGAKVEIGGNRVNCPGYFMEPTIFSGVSSDMDIVREEIFGPVGVIAKFDKTEEIIEAANDTAYGLASGIHTENLKTAIEVSNKIKAGTVWVNQYNGVHWQLPFGGFKQSGIGRELGEEALFNYTQTKTVSVNLGTPVV
- a CDS encoding putative methylaspartate ammonia-lyase (COG:E;~EggNog:ENOG410Q1RB;~InterPro:IPR022662,IPR022665,IPR006395,IPR036849, IPR029017;~PFAM:PF05034,PF13378,PF07476;~go_function: GO:0050096 - methylaspartate ammonia-lyase activity [Evidence IEA]) yields the protein MKPFDVEFVIGLSGYFVKDLEAVRQSPTYDPLVDNIAPRTPGFQQVVQAGQVISILLWLPNGQLAVGDCVDVIFSGAASRDPLFIANEHLPLLESVVKPWLLNCDITHFRPNSIRVDSPWPELQDLRLHSAIRYGLSQVLLSATALVHSCSAAEIITREWGTSIIDRPVDILASCHRNDFLQLDRMIMKQVSMLPHASFIHVHDLGPQGTTLLEFVEKVSRRVQERGVSGYRPRLHFDVYGTMGDLFPDVDELVSFLGEVQRVAQPYDLLIESPIIADTKAAQTQLLRDLRLRLRERSIPVQIVADEWCNTLEDIREFADAGAVDFVQIKMPDLGAIHNSIDAILYCRERKVGCCLGGSANETDVSARITAHVAMATQPDFLLSKPGIGADEGVMILTNEMLRTSAVARKSRLYKI
- a CDS encoding uncharacterized protein (COG:S;~EggNog:ENOG410PV0T;~InterPro:IPR038781), whose protein sequence is MRQETQLHLAGDLIASAVSATIVTPAVTIIDRALVEKASCNWPILRGLRSHCLDALKRPGRFVFSRPFGLIWTLYAATYAVANGADTITKETIPTSPARDPIVFGSTFAINVPLGVWKDMRFAQLFSNCSKEATVALRNVPTRPFSSLGTAIFLLRDGITISGSFTLPSYCAGVIPDSLAADPHSRTVITQIVVPVLSQLMATPVHLLGLDLYNRPKVAAASERVTLMTRHLPSATVVRCIRIIPAFGFGCLTNMELREYFHSKIRLEHIDQ